TTCTGCTGCCTTCAGTCATGCCATTTATCAAAATGGTGGCGACGGACCCCTCCCAACTGCTAGACTGTGAGACTTCGTCTCTGAGCAGCACCTCAAATGCTGAATTATGTTTAGGAAGTGAAGTCTGTGTGTGCTGCATacagtgatttttatttttttttatttaaacaggaAAAACTGTTTCTGTTCTAGATTACCTGGTTCCGCTCTTCAGCTCCATCTTCATTGTCTTCTGGATCCTTCTGCTGGCCTCTGTCCTGTACTGGTGTGCACGGCGGCGAAAGAAGCAGAGCACCCGTAGCAATGCAGCATCAACGGGGGCCGAGGACAACACGACAAACAACGTGCGTGAGCAACTCAACCAGATCAAGAACCCCATCGAGAAGCACGGCACGCACAGCGTTGCCATCAAAGACTACGAGGGCAAGAACTCCATTATTGCCAAAATTCGGACGCACAACACCGAGTCAGAGGACGAGGACGTGGACAAGCACCTGCAGAAGGCCAGGTTCTCCAAACAGCCCGCCTACACGCTGGTAGAACGGGAGGAGCGTACGTCCAACAAGAACCCCAACTGGACTAACAAGCAGGACAACCGGCACCTGGAAACCGCGCAGAGCTTCAACAGGATGGACTACATTGTATAGCAGGCAGCTGTGTTGCCAAGCCAACCGAACCAAACCCCCTTACCCGCCCACACGACCACGCCCTCCGTGTGGTTAACTGCAGGGTGGACAGCGGGCAGAGGGTGACGTGCATAATTTAAGTTCTGACCAGCCGGTGTTCACCGGCGATCGGTCGTTGCTGTGGGTGGCTGGAATGATTGGCGCTGCGGTCACGTCTATGCAAAGCTAGTCTCAAGCGCCCGCGTCTGACATTTCAAATCAGCGGACATGCCGGAGTATCTTTTCGTTTCGCGATGGATTCTGCAACATGTTTGCAAGTAGTCTTAAGTGttacttttttcttatttaaagaaaaaaactaaaaaaaaaaaaaaaaaaaaaaaaaaacaactgataACTACTATAGtaggaaaaaatatttgtataggGTTCTATGTTGGTTTATCGCTAGTTCTGTATTGAAAGTGCCTTTGCAGCTCCAGACCACAGCAACAGTCAAAATGAATAAGCAAAAAGCACAGAGAGAAGACTGTAAAtggacgaagaaaaaaaaatatttattaatatttttgggTGGGTTGGATCTGTCAGCAGTTGCTGCCAATATGAAGAATTTAAAGAAATTGTCAATTTAGAACCttgtgtacatatgtacatttttaattaatcatgtgtatatttgatttattaacTTAATAATCAAGAGCCTTAAATTAccattcctttttatttatgtgtactGTCTAGTTTTTGAAGGTTCTGATAGCTTTGTAAGCTTAcagcttctttattttttaccatgattctgtttcaaaatattttgaagcaaaaaaatatatatatattagggaAAATGTACAAAGAAACGTTCTACTAAAGATGAGTGAGGAAAAAGCTGTTGCCTGCCACAAATAAGGAAATAATTTAAGGGAACAAAGTAGCTGAAATCAACAACACAAGACAAGGCTGCATAGCACTGCTGAATCATATCCCATCGCCACcacatttcaattttttaaatttttttcccccttactTTGTTAGCGTGATGTCATAAGCTAGGCACTGGATACTTGAACAGCACAGGGGCCAGCGGGAATTCTGTAGATCACTGCCTTGCTCTTTCAGGAGTCTCTTTGTTTTGCTGTGTAcattgttctttaaaaaaaaaaaaaaaaaaggctcttcaaaaaaggaaaaaaaatctttgtgtaaatcctgagaTCACGGTGACATTCTATGTCCATCATTTTGACTTTAGTGTtcagaatttttgtttttctttgagGTGTTCCTGGCAATATTTTTGAAAgtcatatttattaaatattttgtatgaaAAGAGAATTAAAGGACCTGTCTTCTACTCAATCCTTTTTAAATTGAGTAACATCAGAAGATTCTAAATGAATTATTGATGCCGGACATCACGCGATGCTGAGTTGTCAAAGCAAAGTCTCTATAACTGAcagaagaaatggaaaaaataaaataaaatgtgtgcatgACCCAGCACAAGACTGGTCCCCTTACCAGCAGTCCTGCTCAATCCTTGTGTGAGTGGTGTTGCAGCAAGAGAAAAGGTCATGTTTTTCcagcatttttattaaaaccaaatGAAATATAAGCGTAGAGATCTTGGCGACCAACTCATGGCAGTCCAATACCGGCGCTGTGACTGTCGAACTCCTGCGAGTCACATTACGTCAGAAGTTTTTTAAGTAACACTTTGGCAACAGTTAAAAACAGACaatggagttaaaaaaaaatttaaaaaaagatcaacaaaaagagaaaaatttaGGCTCGTGGCACCAGACAAAAACATCGCTAAAAGGCTTTAAATCTATTTGAGAACATGGACATCAATCACGCAGTGAGCTAAAGCCTGAAGATTTGATACATCAGACAAGTGGAGCCAGGGTGCTTCGGGCTGCTTGCCACCTCGTACTTCGTGGCTCCTGCTAGTCTGAAATTCAAATCTTCAGCAGAAGACCTAAATCTTGAAGACACaatgcatggggggggggggggggggggggcgagctTGTTGTTATTTATTCCTCTCTTCTTTTATTCCCGCTGGCTGGGAACATCTCCCCTGGATTCTTCTCCGAATAGAAGATGTGAGTAATGTGACACAGGCAAGTCATATAAGTGTGTTTGGATTGCTGAAACGTCTCAGAGAtgacattatgtgtgtgtgtgtgtgaaatgtgtggcTGGTTCTGAGTGATGCGACTCCATTTTGCATGGCGTCAGGCATCTTTACTGCAGTGGAGATCCCTCAGGACTTTTTGGGCCGCCGTAAACGGGAGGGTCTGGCTGCAGTCCCCCTTcccttcagctcctcctccttgGCAGTTGATCTGGAACTAATAGAGGAGCCAGAGGATACAGACTTGACAGATCGGCCTCTCGGGCTTGTGGCCAGCCTGCTCCGGTCTGCCGGCTCCGTGCAACCATTTGTGTGGGGGAGTTTTCCGTTTGGAAGCAACTCCACCGCTGTGGTGCCCTCTGCATGTTTGATTGCTGGAGGAGGAATTGTGCTGGCTGGAGGCTGCGGGGATGAAGGAGGGAGGTGAGGTCCCAGCTTGGAGATCGGTGGAGAGATCTGCCCGGAGCTGTCGGCCAGTGGAACCTCCCGGGGAGATGCTGGAGCTGCTCCAAGGCACGCACGCTTGGCCTCTTGCTGGAGAGGACCCCCGAGCGGCTTGCTCCGCCTCTTCTTGCTCCTCTTGCCGCTGCCAGCCGCTTGCGGGGGGGGATCGGTCTTGTGGTGCTGCTGTGGGTTTGCAGCCTGGACCAAGCCTGTGCTCTTTGCCCCCTCAGTGGTTTCAGGGCCAGATTGAGGCGCCAACGTGCCCCCAACTACCCTGTCTGCCTCTTGAGAAACAACATCCTGCAGTCTGGGCCCGGCGTCCAGAGCATGAGAGTGAGAAGGCAAACTTCCTCCCGGCCCTGCGGTGACTTCACCAGCTGATGGGTTCGGTAGACCTGGCGCTTCTGTCCCACCTTGGCGCTGGTTCAGCAGATTGGGTTGGCCGGGTTCAGCCTTGGTCTTCGCCCGGCTGACTCTGTAGAAAACAGTGTTAAGAGCTATGAGCAACAATGGCAGCGAGTGTTTGTCTAGGCTCTGTGTGATCCGACAGCAACTCACATCTTTTGAAGGGCCGTTCTCCTTGTTATTCCTGAGCTGCTCAACGGCTCTAAGGTTTCCCCCCGTCCGGAAAAATACTTCGACTGGCTTTGTTCGGCCCGATTCTTCTCGAAAAAAAGATAAACAGTGAAAGTCATGTGAGTGAAGAACATT
Above is a genomic segment from Denticeps clupeoides chromosome 8, fDenClu1.1, whole genome shotgun sequence containing:
- the slx4ip gene encoding protein SLX4IP isoform X1, which encodes MFSIFLFTAYLSLPSFPHVHVGHHLNTIGFGTRPLTLIIGQCIMKILSGSYRKPHRVNHNRGPGSSPFPCLGVVVPDGPDPHVLSLAGRAFHLAAYFIRRHVNLRCVMKRHCRELRMFPERFVVCVSIPEDTAAHDGNVNLSVNRAEQSQSKYFSGRGETLEPLSSSGITRRTALQKIVSRAKTKAEPGQPNLLNQRQGGTEAPGLPNPSAGEVTAGPGGSLPSHSHALDAGPRLQDVVSQEADRVVGGTLAPQSGPETTEGAKSTGLVQAANPQQHHKTDPPPQAAGSGKRSKKRRSKPLGGPLQQEAKRACLGAAPASPREVPLADSSGQISPPISKLGPHLPPSSPQPPASTIPPPAIKHAEGTTAVELLPNGKLPHTNGCTEPADRSRLATSPRGRSVKSVSSGSSISSRSTAKEEELKGRGTAARPSRLRRPKKS
- the slx4ip gene encoding protein SLX4IP isoform X3, coding for MLEDKESQLCMGRAFHLAAYFIRRHVNLRCVMKRHCRELRMFPERFVVCVSIPEDTAAHDGNVNLSVNRAEQSQSKYFSGRGETLEPLSSSGITRRTALQKIVSRAKTKAEPGQPNLLNQRQGGTEAPGLPNPSAGEVTAGPGGSLPSHSHALDAGPRLQDVVSQEADRVVGGTLAPQSGPETTEGAKSTGLVQAANPQQHHKTDPPPQAAGSGKRSKKRRSKPLGGPLQQEAKRACLGAAPASPREVPLADSSGQISPPISKLGPHLPPSSPQPPASTIPPPAIKHAEGTTAVELLPNGKLPHTNGCTEPADRSRLATSPRGRSVKSVSSGSSISSRSTAKEEELKGRGTAARPSRLRRPKKS
- the slx4ip gene encoding protein SLX4IP isoform X2 codes for the protein MTSKFAIKCGNFAVMVDLRALTLGGQADTSWFTHELKEEVSVLIRDAVDLRVKRFLESRQQRGPSKHRKEAQPSSEPLYIKGRAFHLAAYFIRRHVNLRCVMKRHCRELRMFPERFVVCVSIPEDTAAHDGNVNLSVNRAEQSQSKYFSGRGETLEPLSSSGITRRTALQKIVSRAKTKAEPGQPNLLNQRQGGTEAPGLPNPSAGEVTAGPGGSLPSHSHALDAGPRLQDVVSQEADRVVGGTLAPQSGPETTEGAKSTGLVQAANPQQHHKTDPPPQAAGSGKRSKKRRSKPLGGPLQQEAKRACLGAAPASPREVPLADSSGQISPPISKLGPHLPPSSPQPPASTIPPPAIKHAEGTTAVELLPNGKLPHTNGCTEPADRSRLATSPRGRSVKSVSSGSSISSRSTAKEEELKGRGTAARPSRLRRPKKS